In Paraburkholderia aromaticivorans, a single window of DNA contains:
- a CDS encoding IS4/Tn5 family transposase DNA-binding protein yields the protein MVDENETDDWASAEFGEANLGDARLAQRLVALARRLACSPQGSFPQSLKPAELKAAYRFFDNTQVDKDGILAPHIAQTLDRLRQVPIVLAVQDTTEFNLSHLHATDGSVGAAPATMSKAS from the coding sequence TTGGTCGACGAGAACGAGACGGATGACTGGGCAAGTGCCGAATTTGGCGAGGCGAATCTGGGTGATGCACGCCTGGCACAGCGTCTTGTTGCGCTGGCTCGCCGACTCGCGTGCAGTCCGCAAGGTTCGTTTCCACAATCACTCAAGCCAGCCGAACTGAAGGCAGCCTACCGTTTCTTCGATAATACGCAGGTCGACAAGGACGGCATCCTCGCGCCCCATATTGCGCAAACGCTCGATCGCTTGAGGCAGGTGCCGATCGTGCTGGCGGTTCAGGACACAACGGAGTTCAACCTGTCGCATCTGCACGCGACTGATGGCTCGGTTGGCGCGGCACCGGCAACAATGAGCAAGGCTTCATGA
- a CDS encoding IS4 family transposase, with protein sequence MMHSLLAVTPEGLPLGVLGMKTWVRLEEKFGKRAPAVTRPIELKESIKWLEGIEHLAALKVRCAQTRFVCIGDRESDLYELFSAERPAGVDWLIRAVHNRVARHPQGYLWEAVLATTPRGNTELRVPASGKVPQRTARLTLRCASVRLRSPRARASRRSLPEVDVFAIHAIENNPPHGVEPLEWMLLSSVPTTSLDEVLERLDWYARRWTIETWHRVLKSGCRIEARQFGTLDRFVRATALFAVIAWHILYATLLARTDTELCCEVLLQPVEWQALYCHTHRTTQLPEQVPTLQQTIVWIGILGGYLNRKHDRPPGPTVIWRGFLVLHEITKMYQLFRQSG encoded by the coding sequence ATGATGCACAGCCTGCTGGCAGTCACGCCCGAGGGCTTGCCGTTAGGCGTGCTGGGGATGAAGACCTGGGTGCGCCTCGAAGAGAAGTTTGGCAAGCGGGCCCCTGCGGTCACGCGCCCGATCGAACTGAAGGAAAGCATCAAATGGCTTGAAGGAATCGAACATCTCGCGGCACTCAAGGTACGTTGTGCACAGACGCGGTTTGTCTGCATTGGAGACCGCGAGAGTGACCTTTACGAACTGTTTTCCGCCGAACGCCCCGCCGGAGTGGATTGGCTGATCCGCGCGGTACACAACCGCGTGGCGCGTCATCCGCAAGGCTACCTTTGGGAAGCTGTTCTGGCCACCACGCCCCGTGGCAATACTGAACTGCGGGTGCCAGCCAGTGGCAAAGTTCCTCAGCGTACAGCGCGGCTGACGTTGCGTTGTGCGAGCGTGCGACTGCGCTCTCCGAGGGCGCGCGCAAGCCGCCGCAGCTTGCCTGAGGTCGACGTCTTTGCAATTCACGCCATTGAGAATAATCCCCCGCATGGCGTTGAGCCGCTTGAATGGATGCTGCTGAGTTCGGTGCCCACGACCTCGCTTGATGAAGTTCTCGAACGGCTGGACTGGTACGCGCGGCGCTGGACCATTGAGACGTGGCACCGTGTGCTCAAAAGCGGCTGCCGTATCGAGGCGCGCCAGTTCGGCACGCTCGACCGGTTTGTGAGAGCGACTGCTCTGTTTGCCGTCATCGCGTGGCACATCCTCTACGCAACACTGCTCGCGCGAACTGACACGGAGCTGTGCTGCGAAGTATTGCTGCAACCGGTTGAGTGGCAGGCGCTCTATTGCCACACCCACCGAACCACGCAGCTGCCAGAGCAGGTTCCAACACTGCAGCAAACCATCGTGTGGATAGGCATACTCGGCGGCTACCTGAATCGCAAGCATGACCGGCCACCAGGACCGACGGTCATATGGCGCGGATTTCTCGTCCTGCACGAAATTACGAAGATGTATCAGCTCTTCAGGCAAAGCGGATAG
- a CDS encoding electron transfer flavoprotein subunit alpha/FixB family protein — translation MTNLVIAEHDSASIKAATLNTIATAQKIGGDIHVLVAGHNAQAAADAAAKIAGVSKVLLADAPQLEAGLAENIEATVLNIAKDYTHILAPATAYGKNITPRIAAKLDVAQISDITAVDSPDTFERPIYAGNAIATVQSQDPIKVITVRTTGFDPVAAEGGSASVEKIEAAADSGISSFVSREVTKLDRPELTAAKIIVSGGRGLGNGENYTKVLEPLADKLNAALGASRAAVDAGFVPNDYQVGQTGKIVAPQLYIAVGISGAIQHLAGMKDSKVIVAINKDEEAPIFSVADYGLVGDLFTLVPDLVESA, via the coding sequence ATGACGAATCTGGTAATTGCAGAACACGACAGCGCGTCGATCAAGGCCGCGACGCTGAACACGATTGCAACCGCGCAGAAGATTGGTGGTGATATCCACGTGCTGGTCGCAGGCCATAACGCGCAAGCCGCGGCTGATGCAGCGGCGAAGATTGCAGGCGTGAGCAAAGTGCTGCTGGCCGACGCGCCGCAACTCGAAGCAGGCCTCGCGGAAAACATCGAAGCCACGGTGCTGAACATCGCGAAGGACTACACGCACATCCTCGCGCCGGCAACCGCTTACGGCAAGAACATCACGCCGCGTATCGCCGCAAAGCTCGACGTCGCGCAGATCAGCGATATCACGGCAGTAGACAGCCCGGATACGTTCGAGCGCCCGATCTACGCCGGCAACGCAATCGCAACGGTTCAGTCCCAAGACCCGATCAAGGTCATCACGGTCCGCACGACCGGTTTCGACCCTGTCGCAGCCGAAGGCGGCAGCGCATCGGTGGAAAAAATCGAAGCGGCCGCCGACAGCGGTATCTCGTCATTCGTGAGCCGTGAAGTGACGAAGCTGGACCGTCCGGAACTGACGGCGGCGAAGATCATCGTTTCGGGTGGCCGCGGTCTGGGCAACGGCGAGAACTACACGAAGGTTCTGGAGCCGCTGGCGGACAAACTGAACGCAGCGCTCGGCGCATCGCGCGCAGCGGTCGATGCGGGTTTCGTGCCGAACGACTATCAAGTGGGACAAACCGGCAAGATCGTCGCGCCGCAACTTTACATCGCAGTCGGCATCTCGGGCGCGATCCAGCATCTGGCCGGGATGAAAGACAGCAAAGTCATCGTCGCGATCAATAAAGACGAAGAAGCGCCGATCTTCAGCGTCGCCGATTACGGTCTGGTGGGCGATCTGTTCACACTTGTGCCTGATCTGGTTGAGTCGGCGTGA
- a CDS encoding electron transfer flavoprotein subunit beta/FixA family protein, with translation MKVLVAVKRVVDYNVKVRVKSDGTGADIANVKRSMNPFDEIAVEEAVRLREAGVATEVIAVSAGVTQAQETLRTALAIGADRAILIESSQELQPLAVAKLLKALVDKEQPSLVILGKQAIDDDSNQTGQMLAALAGLPQATFASKVVVADGKATVSREVDGGAETLSLKLPAVITTDLRLNEPRYVTLPNIMKAKKKPLEVFKPEDLGVDVTPRLKTLKVVEPPKRSAGVKVPDVKTLVEKLKTEAKVL, from the coding sequence GTGAAGGTGCTTGTCGCAGTGAAGAGGGTTGTTGATTACAACGTGAAAGTCCGGGTTAAATCGGACGGCACGGGCGCCGACATCGCGAACGTGAAGAGGTCGATGAATCCGTTCGACGAAATCGCGGTTGAAGAGGCGGTGCGTCTGCGCGAAGCGGGTGTGGCGACCGAAGTGATCGCTGTGTCGGCAGGTGTGACGCAGGCGCAGGAAACGCTGCGTACGGCGCTGGCGATCGGCGCGGATCGCGCGATCCTGATCGAGTCGTCTCAAGAACTGCAGCCGTTGGCCGTGGCCAAGCTGCTGAAGGCGCTGGTCGACAAGGAACAGCCTTCGCTTGTCATTCTCGGCAAGCAGGCTATCGACGACGATTCGAACCAGACGGGTCAGATGCTGGCTGCTTTGGCTGGTTTGCCGCAAGCGACCTTTGCTTCGAAGGTTGTCGTCGCTGACGGCAAGGCAACCGTTTCGCGCGAAGTGGACGGCGGCGCGGAAACGCTGTCTTTGAAGCTTCCCGCAGTTATCACGACGGACCTGCGCCTGAACGAGCCGCGCTACGTGACGCTGCCGAACATCATGAAGGCGAAGAAGAAGCCGCTGGAAGTCTTCAAGCCGGAAGATCTCGGCGTCGATGTCACGCCGCGCCTGAAGACGCTGAAGGTCGTCGAGCCGCCCAAGCGCTCCGCCGGCGTGAAGGTGCCGGATGTGAAGACGCTGGTCGAGAAGCTGAAGACCGAAGCCAAGGTGCTGTAA
- a CDS encoding 3-hydroxybutyryl-CoA dehydrogenase — protein sequence MQTIGIVGAGQMGSGIALVSAIAGLEIVINDVNESALQRGIKGTASNLERMVSKGKISADKAEAALRRIKGSVAACDFGQCDLVIEAATENIRVKEEILRHLDSVVSPSTMIATNTSSVSVTRLGAALGNPGRFIGMHFFNPVPVMSLVELIRGVQTSDATFDAAVRFARRVGKTPIAVKNAPGFVVNRILVPMINEAIFVLQEGLASAEEIDVGMNLGANHPLGPLALADLIGLDTLLAIMEVLHREFGDSKYRPAPMLREMVEAKYLGRKSGQGFFAY from the coding sequence ATGCAAACAATTGGAATCGTCGGAGCTGGGCAAATGGGGAGTGGCATTGCGCTCGTTTCTGCCATCGCCGGTCTGGAAATCGTTATTAACGATGTCAATGAAAGTGCCTTGCAGCGCGGGATAAAAGGCACGGCGTCGAATCTGGAGCGCATGGTATCGAAGGGCAAGATTTCAGCAGACAAGGCAGAAGCAGCGCTGCGACGCATCAAGGGCAGCGTCGCGGCGTGTGATTTTGGACAATGCGATCTTGTAATCGAGGCAGCTACAGAGAACATTCGGGTCAAGGAGGAAATCTTGCGGCATCTGGATTCCGTTGTCTCCCCGAGTACGATGATTGCGACCAACACCTCGTCGGTATCCGTAACCAGGTTAGGTGCAGCGCTGGGCAACCCTGGTCGCTTCATAGGCATGCACTTTTTCAACCCGGTGCCTGTCATGTCGCTAGTTGAACTGATTCGCGGCGTCCAGACTAGTGATGCCACGTTTGATGCGGCTGTGCGGTTTGCAAGGCGCGTTGGGAAAACCCCGATCGCTGTAAAAAATGCCCCAGGTTTTGTGGTCAACCGCATTTTGGTCCCAATGATTAACGAAGCAATTTTTGTGTTACAGGAGGGTTTGGCAAGCGCCGAGGAAATTGATGTGGGTATGAACTTGGGCGCGAATCATCCGCTCGGTCCGTTGGCACTTGCCGACCTTATTGGGCTTGACACATTGCTCGCGATCATGGAGGTGTTGCACCGAGAGTTTGGCGATTCGAAGTATCGACCTGCGCCGATGCTCAGGGAGATGGTCGAGGCCAAGTATCTGGGCCGAAAATCCGGTCAGGGTTTTTTCGCTTATTAA